DNA from Terriglobales bacterium:
CCCCATGGTGCGCGAGTTCGAGCAGGCCGCCACACCCAACTGCTATCGCTGCCCCTACGTCTGCCAGGACTGCGGAGCCAAGTACGCCGGGGACGTCGAGCGTCTGTTGGAGGCAGCGGGCGGCGAGGCCGCGGGCTTCATTCTGGAGGCGGTGAGCGGAGCAACGCTGGGCGCGGCGATGCCGCCCACGGGGTATCTGGAAAAAGTGGCGGTAGCCTGCGCGCGCCACGGCGCGCTGCTCATCACGGACGAGGTGATGACCGGCTGCGGGCGCACCGGCCGCAACTTCGCCGTCGAGCACTGGGGCGTAGCGCCGGACATCCTGGTCACCGGCAAGGGGATCGCCAGCGGATACGCGCCGCTGGGTGCGGTGATCGCAAACAAGAAGGTGGTGGAGGCCATCGCCCAAGGCTCCGGGTCGTTCGTCCACGGCTTCACCTACAACGCGCACCCGGTAGCGGTGGCTACGGGGCGTGCGGTGTTTGCGCGGATGAAGTCGCAGAAGCTGGTGGCAGCGGCCTCGTCCACAGGCGCCGAAGATTCCGCCGGCGCCCTGCTGGAAACCGAGCTGGACACTTTGCAGGAGTGCCGCGCGGTGGGCGACGTGCGCGGCATCGGGATGTTGCGGGGCGTGGAGTTCGTCGCCGAGAAGGCCAGCAAGCAACCGTTCCCGCCCGAGCGAAAGTTCTCCAGCCGCGTGGCCCAGGCGGCGGCCGCGCGCGGAGTGCTGGTCTATCCCATGCAGGGGTGCGTGGATGGATACACAGGCGACCACTTGCTGATCGCGCCTCCGGCGGTGATCACGGCGGAGGAGATTCGCTGGGCGGTGGGGAAGCTCCGCGAGGCGATTGAGGAAGCCGAGCGAGGGTAGGGGTCCTTCGACTCGCCTCGCCCGCTGCGGCGGGTTCGGCATCGCTCAGGATGACAGCTGTAGAGAGTTCACGATCTCCGCGGCGGCGTCGCGGCCCGAGCGGATGCAATCGGGGACACCGATGCCGCGGTAGGCGTTGCCGATGAGCGCCAGACCGGGAAGCGATTGGCGAAGAAGCGCGATCTCGGCCAGGCGGTCGAGGTGGCCGACCTCGTACTGGGCCATGGCCGCGGGCCAGCGATACAGGCGCACGAACCGCGGCTCGGCGTAGAGGCCGAGGATGTAGCGCAACTCCAGGCGGACGACCTGCACGGCTTCCTCATCGCTCAGGCCGACGAGGTCCCGATGGCGGTCGTTGAGGAAGGTACGCAACAGCAGGCGGCCCTTGGGGGCGCGGTGCGGGAACTTGTTGTGCACGTAGGTGCAGGCCAGCAGGCAGCGACCTTCGCGGCGGGGAACCAGGAAGCCGTGGCCGGTGTCGAAGCGCCAGCGCAGCGAGGGCAGGAGGGACTCCGCATCGAAGCCCAGGGCAACGGTCATGGCGTTGTTATAGGGGATCTGCGCGAGCACGGCGGCGAGCGCCGAGCTGGCTGGCTCAAGCAGGTCGCTGGCGCGGAAGGCGGGGACGGCGAGCACGACGGAGTCGAACGATTCGGCGGGGCCCGAAGCCAGAGTCACAAGCCAGCGCGCGCCTTCGCGGCGAAGTCCGGTCACCGGCATCGCCGTGCGAAGCGCGGAGGGCTGCAGCCGCGCGACCACGGCGTCCACCAATTGCTGCATGCCGCCTTTGAGAGAGGTGAAAAGCGGTTGCGGCGGCGCGCCGGCGTGTTTTCTGCGCGCGGCCAGCATGCCGCGGATCAGGCTGCCGGTCTGCGCTTCCATCGCAGCGAAGCGGGGCAGGACGGCGCGGGCGCTCAAGCGGGTGGCGTCGCCG
Protein-coding regions in this window:
- a CDS encoding aminotransferase class III-fold pyridoxal phosphate-dependent enzyme, whose protein sequence is PMVREFEQAATPNCYRCPYVCQDCGAKYAGDVERLLEAAGGEAAGFILEAVSGATLGAAMPPTGYLEKVAVACARHGALLITDEVMTGCGRTGRNFAVEHWGVAPDILVTGKGIASGYAPLGAVIANKKVVEAIAQGSGSFVHGFTYNAHPVAVATGRAVFARMKSQKLVAAASSTGAEDSAGALLETELDTLQECRAVGDVRGIGMLRGVEFVAEKASKQPFPPERKFSSRVAQAAAARGVLVYPMQGCVDGYTGDHLLIAPPAVITAEEIRWAVGKLREAIEEAERG
- the hemG gene encoding protoporphyrinogen oxidase, giving the protein MKRIVIIGGGIAGLSAAFYLEQAKRSGAALDYVLFEASERLGGVLRTERVDDCLVEAGPDSFLTEKLWAAELCRELGLADQLIGSNDGLRRTWIVVNRRLRPLPDGLQFMVPTRTWPIVFSRLFSTRTKLRMIGELFSPAHSSPADESAAALVERHFGREVVERLADPLLAGVYGGDATRLSARAVLPRFAAMEAQTGSLIRGMLAARRKHAGAPPQPLFTSLKGGMQQLVDAVVARLQPSALRTAMPVTGLRREGARWLVTLASGPAESFDSVVLAVPAFRASDLLEPASSALAAVLAQIPYNNAMTVALGFDAESLLPSLRWRFDTGHGFLVPRREGRCLLACTYVHNKFPHRAPKGRLLLRTFLNDRHRDLVGLSDEEAVQVVRLELRYILGLYAEPRFVRLYRWPAAMAQYEVGHLDRLAEIALLRQSLPGLALIGNAYRGIGVPDCIRSGRDAAAEIVNSLQLSS